The following proteins come from a genomic window of Sorghum bicolor cultivar BTx623 chromosome 3, Sorghum_bicolor_NCBIv3, whole genome shotgun sequence:
- the LOC8069547 gene encoding uncharacterized protein LOC8069547 has translation MAATAAQPGPLPPAIRFGSTQTSNLAIPTRTAPAPARLRCHLSHSSDSTPTPTSPALTTSDPDRDPDHESESESEGILRFAFACGGAGAGGRVYSAIALADELHASLPSSRSLILGAPAPSLESSAAAAASYPFAPVPLRCLPGGILAAALHLCRFRPHVLVATGGAPALPACLAALMLRLPFVIQDQDASPAPATRLLAPFARRVFLAFNAPVRLLPKRRCAVYGNPIRMSILKCSASKIEALARFFPRAGLLGEHDAQVVLVLGGAEGSPEINVAVLNVYYEILRSKDRYIIWQTGTETFCEMESLVRGHRRLFLTPFLHELEMAYAASDVVISRAGAMTCTEILATGKPSILIPLPTILDHHQTRNAYIMADIMGAKVITEDELDSSSLTSAVDEIFGDEKLMADMSQKALTAARPNASADIIRHICSLIGSPYPS, from the exons ATGGCGGCCACCGCCGCCCAGCCAGGTCCGCTCCCTCCCGCAATCCGCTTCGGCAGCACCCAAACCTCAAACCTCGCCATCCCCACGCGCactgcgcccgcgcccgcgcgccTCCGCTGCCACCTTTCCCACTCCAGTGACTCCACCCCAACCCCAACCTCCCCGGCCCTCACCACCTCCGACCCAGACCGAGACCCCGACCATGAatccgaatccgaatccgaaggTATCCTACGCTTCGCCTTCGCGTGtggtggcgccggcgccggtggcCGTGTCTACTCCGCCATCGCGCTCGCCGACGAGCTCCACGCCTCGCTGCCGTCCTCTCGCTCCCTCATCCTCGGCGCGCCCGCCCCGTCCTTAGAGTCCTCAGCTGCCGCCGCGGCCTCCTACCCGTTCGCCCCCGTCCCGCTGCGCTGCCTCCCGGGCGGGATCCTCGCCGCGGCGCTGCACCTCTGCCGATTCCGCCCACACGTCCTTGTTGCTACAGGAGGCGCTCCCGCGCTACCGGCCTGCCTCGCCGCGCTCATGCTCCGCCTCCCCTTCGTGATCCAGGACCAGGACGCCTCTCCTGCTCCCGCCACCCGCCTTCTCGCTCCCTTCGCCCGCCGCGTTTTCCTCGCCTTCAATGCTCCCGTGCGACTCCTCCCCAAACGCAGGTGCGCCGTCTACGGGAACCCCATCCGCATGTCTATCCTCAAGTGCAGTGCATCCAAGATTGAGGCGTTGGCGCGCTTCTTCCCGAGAGCGGGGTTGTTGGGTGAACATGATGCCCAGGTTGTGCTCGTGCTTGGGGGAGCGGAGGGGTCGCCAGAGATCAATGTGGCGGTGCTCAACGTGTATTACGAGATTCTGAGGAGTAAAGATCGGTACATTATATGGCAGACGGGGACGGAGACTTTCTGCGAGATGGAGAGCCTCGTCAGGGGCCATCGCCGGCTTTTTCTTACCCC GTTCTTGCATGAACTGGAAATGGCATATGCTGCCTCTGATGTCGTAATTTCTCGAGCTGGTGCAATGACGTGCACCGAGATATTGGCcactgggaaaccatcaattctg ATACCATTGCCAACAATTCTGGATCACCACCAAACGAGAAATGCATATATCATGGCTGATATCATGGGAGCAAAGGTCATCACTGAAGATGAACTTGATTCTAGCAGTCTCACATCTGCAGTTGATGAAATTTTTG GTGATGAAAAATTAATGGCAGACATGTCTCAGAAGGCACTAACTGCAGCCCGACCAAATGCTTCAGCTGATATAATCCGCCACATATGTTCATTGATTGGTTCACCTTACCCATCATGA